The following are encoded together in the Erwinia sp. E602 genome:
- the flgJ gene encoding flagellar assembly peptidoglycan hydrolase FlgJ, with protein MGDAQSMTDAAWDSRSLNNLKRLAASDPKTHAKAVAKQVEGMFVQMMMKSMRDALPQDGLMSSDQTRLYTSVYDQQISQQIAARGLGLADVIVKQMATQAPPDEKAGTVPMPLDKSFINTLPPLEMEQTVRRAVPRLPTPGTPDGQAFIAQLAQPAREASAQSGIPHHLILAQAALESGWGQRQILTRDGKPSFNVFGIKAGGSWQGKTTDIMTTEYENGEAKKVNAKFRVYDSYSEALQDYVNLLSNNPRYAAVTSASSPEQGARALQAAGYATDPKYAQKLMGMIQQFKHIGDKVVKAYGQDLSKLF; from the coding sequence ATGGGTGACGCGCAGTCGATGACGGATGCGGCCTGGGACAGCCGCTCCTTAAACAACCTGAAGCGGCTGGCCGCCAGCGACCCGAAAACCCATGCCAAAGCGGTCGCGAAGCAGGTGGAAGGGATGTTCGTGCAGATGATGATGAAAAGCATGCGCGACGCGCTGCCGCAGGATGGCCTGATGAGCAGCGACCAGACCAGACTCTACACCTCGGTCTACGATCAGCAGATCAGCCAGCAGATTGCAGCGAGAGGGCTGGGGCTGGCGGACGTGATCGTTAAGCAGATGGCAACCCAGGCTCCGCCGGACGAGAAGGCCGGCACGGTGCCGATGCCGCTGGATAAAAGCTTTATCAACACGCTGCCGCCGCTGGAGATGGAACAAACCGTGCGCCGTGCGGTGCCGCGCCTGCCGACGCCAGGCACGCCCGACGGCCAGGCCTTTATCGCCCAGCTGGCGCAGCCGGCGCGCGAGGCCAGCGCACAGAGCGGGATCCCGCATCACCTGATCCTTGCGCAGGCCGCGCTGGAGTCAGGCTGGGGGCAGCGGCAGATCCTCACCCGCGACGGCAAGCCGAGTTTTAACGTCTTCGGTATCAAGGCCGGCGGCAGCTGGCAGGGTAAGACCACCGATATTATGACCACCGAGTATGAGAACGGTGAGGCGAAGAAGGTTAACGCGAAGTTCCGCGTCTATGACTCCTATTCCGAGGCGCTGCAGGACTACGTCAATCTGCTGAGTAACAACCCACGCTACGCGGCGGTGACCAGCGCCTCTTCACCGGAGCAGGGCGCACGGGCGCTGCAGGCCGCCGGCTACGCCACCGATCCGAAATATGCCCAGAAGCTGATGGGCATGATCCAGCAGTTTAAACACATCGGTGACAAGGTGGTAAAAGCCTACGGCCAGGACCTGAGCAAGCTGTTCTGA
- a CDS encoding flagellar basal body P-ring protein FlgI, with product MRYVLSRFALLLVLTALSLPTRADRIRDLTTVGGVRDNSLIGYGLVVGLDGTGDQTTQTPFTTQSMNNMLSQLGITVPAGTNMQLKNVAAVMVTGKLPAFGRQGQVVDVVVSSMGNAKSLRGGTLLMTPLKGVDNQVYALAQGNILVGGAAASAGGSSVQVNQVNGGRITGGATIERELPNNFGTSNVINLFLNAEDFSMAQRISDAINSRGGYGMAQAVDGRTVQIRTTANNTSQVRLLADIQNIDVSVPIQDAKVIINSRTGSVVMNREVMLSQCAIAQGNLSVTVNQTQNVSQPDTPFGGGQTVVTPQTQIDMRQSGGALQSVSASANLNSVVRALNALGATPIDLMSILQSMQSAGCLHAKLEII from the coding sequence ATGCGTTATGTATTGAGTCGATTTGCCCTGCTGCTGGTACTGACCGCGCTCAGTTTACCGACCCGGGCGGACCGTATACGCGATCTGACCACCGTCGGCGGCGTGCGTGATAACTCGCTGATTGGCTATGGCCTGGTGGTGGGGCTGGACGGCACCGGTGACCAGACCACCCAGACGCCGTTCACCACCCAGAGTATGAACAACATGCTGTCGCAGCTGGGCATCACCGTGCCGGCCGGCACCAATATGCAGCTGAAAAACGTGGCGGCGGTGATGGTCACCGGCAAACTGCCGGCTTTTGGCCGTCAGGGGCAGGTGGTGGACGTGGTGGTCTCTTCAATGGGTAACGCCAAAAGCCTGCGCGGCGGTACGCTGCTGATGACCCCGCTGAAAGGGGTCGATAACCAGGTCTATGCGCTTGCGCAGGGGAATATCCTCGTGGGCGGCGCGGCGGCTTCGGCCGGCGGCAGCAGCGTGCAGGTCAACCAGGTTAACGGCGGCCGCATCACCGGCGGTGCCACCATTGAGCGGGAGTTGCCGAACAACTTCGGCACCAGTAACGTCATCAATCTGTTCCTGAATGCGGAAGATTTCAGCATGGCGCAGCGCATCAGCGATGCCATTAACAGCCGCGGCGGTTACGGTATGGCGCAGGCGGTGGACGGGCGTACCGTGCAGATCCGCACCACGGCCAACAATACCTCTCAGGTGCGCCTGCTGGCCGACATCCAGAATATCGACGTCTCGGTGCCGATTCAGGACGCGAAGGTGATCATCAACTCGCGTACCGGATCGGTGGTGATGAACCGCGAAGTGATGCTCAGCCAGTGCGCGATTGCGCAGGGTAACCTGTCGGTCACCGTTAACCAGACGCAGAACGTCAGCCAGCCGGATACGCCGTTTGGCGGCGGCCAGACGGTGGTGACGCCGCAGACGCAGATCGACATGCGCCAGTCCGGCGGCGCGCTGCAGAGCGTCAGCGCCAGCGCCAACCTGAACAGCGTGGTACGCGCGCTGAACGCGCTGGGCGCCACGCCGATCGACCTGATGTCGATTCTGCAATCGATGCAGTCGGCGGGCTGCCTGCACGCCAAACTGGAAATTATCTGA
- a CDS encoding flagellar basal body L-ring protein FlgH: MAMPISLPGRLMVAALLLTLSGCALVPRKPLVEGSTTAQPLPASPPVVNGSIFQGVMPMNYGYQPLFEDRRPRNIGDTLTITLQENVSASKSSTANAGRNGSSSFGLTATPSSLSGLLGGDKTTFAGAGKNDFEGKGGATANNTFTGTITVTVNQVLPNGNLNVIGEKQIEINQGTEFIRFSGVVNPRTISGSNSVVSTQVADARIEYVGNGYINEAQTMGWLQRFFLNISPM; the protein is encoded by the coding sequence ATGGCGATGCCGATTTCACTGCCTGGACGTCTGATGGTCGCCGCGCTGCTGCTGACGCTGAGCGGGTGTGCCTTAGTGCCACGTAAGCCGCTGGTCGAAGGATCAACCACGGCGCAGCCGCTGCCGGCTTCTCCTCCGGTGGTCAACGGCTCAATTTTTCAGGGCGTGATGCCGATGAACTACGGCTACCAGCCGCTGTTTGAGGATCGCCGCCCGCGTAATATCGGCGACACGTTAACCATCACGCTGCAGGAAAACGTCAGCGCGAGTAAGAGTTCTACCGCCAATGCCGGTCGTAACGGCAGCAGCAGCTTTGGCCTGACCGCTACGCCAAGTTCGCTCAGCGGCCTGCTGGGTGGAGATAAAACCACCTTCGCCGGCGCCGGTAAAAATGATTTCGAAGGTAAGGGCGGCGCAACGGCCAATAACACCTTTACCGGTACCATTACCGTTACCGTTAACCAGGTGCTGCCGAACGGCAACCTGAACGTGATCGGTGAGAAACAGATTGAGATTAATCAGGGAACCGAATTTATTCGCTTCTCCGGCGTGGTCAATCCGCGCACCATCAGCGGCAGCAACAGCGTGGTCTCCACTCAGGTGGCCGACGCGCGCATTGAGTACGTCGGTAACGGCTACATCAATGAAGCGCAGACTATGGGCTGGCTGCAGCGGTTCTTCCTGAATATTTCACCGATGTAA